One part of the Desulfosalsimonas propionicica genome encodes these proteins:
- a CDS encoding helix-turn-helix domain-containing protein, protein MKIHYLWFTERSSIYLMIHMRTKGKMMPKSITRTYSRYSRDAAALLGALIREARNERKLTAQELADRAGISRGLLQRIEKGNLKCEIGAVFEVATIVGVKLFDTDESALPKYLRQTKEKLALLPKSVRKKSKAVRDDF, encoded by the coding sequence ATGAAAATTCATTATCTGTGGTTCACAGAAAGATCATCAATCTATCTGATGATCCATATGCGGACCAAAGGAAAGATGATGCCAAAATCCATCACACGCACCTACTCACGCTATAGCCGCGATGCGGCTGCCCTGCTCGGAGCGTTGATCCGCGAAGCGCGTAATGAGCGCAAGCTCACTGCTCAGGAATTGGCCGATCGCGCTGGTATTTCTAGAGGACTGCTGCAACGCATCGAAAAAGGAAACCTCAAATGTGAAATCGGAGCCGTGTTCGAAGTGGCAACCATTGTTGGTGTCAAGCTGTTTGATACCGATGAAAGCGCGTTGCCGAAATACCTGCGTCAAACCAAGGAAAAGCTGGCGCTCCTGCCAAAATCTGTTCGCAAGAAATCCAAAGCGGTGCGCGATGACTTCTAA